CCCCTCCTTCCGTTCACGATGCGGATGCTGCCGGTCTCGTCGGACGGGCCGCGTTTCACGGGTTCGTCTTCGTCTTGACTCCGCCAGTCGTCCGGGAGCAGATAGTCGAGGATGTCGTCGATGGTCACCACCCCGACGAGCCGGTGCTTCTCGTCCACGACCGGGACCGAGACGAGGTTGTAGCTGGCCAGGATGCGAGAGACCTCGGCCGCGGACGTGTCGGCGGTGACCGGCTCCAGGCTGGGGTCGAGCAGGGTGCCGAGGCGCACGTGCGGCGGGTAGCGCAGCATCCGCTGGAAGTGCACGATGCCGAGGAACCGGCCGGTCGGCGCCTCGTACGGCGGAAGGGTCACGCAGACGGCCGCGCCCAGGGCGGGCGCCAGCTCGTGCCGGCGGATGAGCGCGAGACCTTCGGCGACCGTGGCGTCAGCCGAGACGATGATCGGCTCGGTCGTCATCAGGCCGCCTGCGGTGTCGGGGGCGTAGGTGAGGAGCATGCGGACGTCCTCCGCCTCCTCGGGCTCCATCAGCTCCAGGAGGTGCTCACCGCGCTCGTCCGACAGCTGCGCGATCAGGTCGGCGGCGTCGTCGGGCTGCATCTGGTCGAGCACGTCGGCGGCGCGGTCGTCGTCGAGCTTGGTGAGGATCTGCACCTGCTCGCTCTCCGGCATCTCCTCGAGCACGTCGGCGAGCCGATCGTCGGGGAGCTCCTCCGCCACCTCGAGCATGCGCTGTGGCGGGAGGTCGAGCAGCGTGTTGGCGAGGTCGGCGGGCTTCAGCTCGGAGTACGTCGCGATCAGCTGCTCGGCCGACTGCGCGGCACCGCGCTCCTGCTTCTCGCGCACCTCGTTCCAGGCCACGAGGGTCGTCGGACCCTTGCCGAACGGGGACGGACCCACCTTCGGCCGGCGCACGAACAGCTGGCTGACCGCCCACTCGCCGGTCGGCGACTCCTCGATCGCCACATCCTCCACCGTCGCCTCGCCGCTGCCGTCCGCGAAGACGACCCGGCGGCCCAGCAGCTCGGCGATCACGCGCACCTCGCCGCCGCGCTGCTCGAACCGGCGCACGTTGATCAGCCCGTTGGTGATGATCTGCCCGCTGGAGATGCTGGTCACGCGGCCGATCGAGAG
The sequence above is a segment of the Leifsonia williamsii genome. Coding sequences within it:
- a CDS encoding magnesium transporter MgtE N-terminal domain-containing protein; protein product: MSPSRIFVARLAGTSVFDPVGDRVGRVRDVLVVYRKNDPPSVVGLVVEIPGKRRVFLSIGRVTSISSGQIITNGLINVRRFEQRGGEVRVIAELLGRRVVFADGSGEATVEDVAIEESPTGEWAVSQLFVRRPKVGPSPFGKGPTTLVAWNEVREKQERGAAQSAEQLIATYSELKPADLANTLLDLPPQRMLEVAEELPDDRLADVLEEMPESEQVQILTKLDDDRAADVLDQMQPDDAADLIAQLSDERGEHLLELMEPEEAEDVRMLLTYAPDTAGGLMTTEPIIVSADATVAEGLALIRRHELAPALGAAVCVTLPPYEAPTGRFLGIVHFQRMLRYPPHVRLGTLLDPSLEPVTADTSAAEVSRILASYNLVSVPVVDEKHRLVGVVTIDDILDYLLPDDWRSQDEDEPVKRGPSDETGSIRIVNGRRGGSGTR